The Halorhabdus sp. BNX81 genome includes a region encoding these proteins:
- a CDS encoding flagellar protein G yields MASVSASHLIIFIASILVAASVAGTITSTVGQLSGAVDDLGVDASQEVRTEVEIISDSGAQIYDIDGDGNITLYVKNTGSQRLPADGTGMDVLVDGAYWTDIGFTVVDGDYWRPGNVIRMEISAPDLSTGDHRVQVTINGDREVFEFNT; encoded by the coding sequence GTGGCTAGCGTCTCGGCGTCGCACTTGATCATCTTCATCGCGAGCATCCTCGTTGCGGCGAGCGTCGCGGGGACGATCACCAGTACCGTCGGTCAGCTCAGCGGCGCGGTCGACGATCTCGGCGTCGACGCCAGCCAGGAGGTCCGGACGGAAGTCGAGATCATCAGCGACAGCGGTGCCCAGATTTACGACATCGACGGGGACGGAAACATCACGCTGTACGTCAAAAACACCGGTTCCCAGCGGTTACCGGCCGATGGAACCGGGATGGACGTGCTCGTCGACGGGGCCTACTGGACCGATATTGGCTTTACGGTCGTCGACGGCGACTACTGGCGGCCGGGCAACGTCATCCGGATGGAGATCTCGGCACCGGATCTCTCGACTGGCGATCACCGCGTCCAGGTGACGATCAACGGCGACAGGGAGGTGTTCGAGTTCAACACATGA
- a CDS encoding flagellin: MGFSVSGSAAILLVAFFVAFGTFYSAASNSMEAVNDARSAAQDDLLAQQNTAINLTDVTVAYNLTGNRLYYVNATVENTGATGLSVGDTDFMVDGALQTAFLDRAVGGDSSTDIWATGERLTANMTVPNQPDRLKVISGPGIADTEVGLSG; encoded by the coding sequence ATGGGATTCAGCGTTAGTGGTTCGGCGGCGATCCTCCTGGTGGCGTTTTTCGTCGCCTTTGGAACCTTCTACAGCGCCGCCTCGAACTCGATGGAAGCAGTCAACGACGCCCGGTCGGCCGCCCAGGACGATCTGCTCGCCCAGCAGAATACGGCGATCAATCTGACAGACGTGACGGTAGCGTACAACCTCACCGGAAATCGGCTATATTACGTGAACGCGACCGTCGAGAACACCGGGGCGACCGGGTTGAGTGTCGGGGATACGGACTTTATGGTCGATGGAGCCCTGCAAACGGCGTTTCTCGATCGGGCGGTCGGTGGCGACAGTTCGACCGACATCTGGGCGACTGGCGAGCGACTCACCGCAAACATGACCGTTCCGAACCAGCCCGACCGGCTGAAAGTCATCAGCGGCCCGGGCATCGCTGATACGGAGGTGGGTCTGAGTGGCTAG